Proteins encoded within one genomic window of Tidjanibacter massiliensis:
- a CDS encoding Omp28-related outer membrane protein — protein MKSMKYFSYALCAAALAFASCTQPTNGNGGGDKDLVLSASKSEITADGTDKVTFTVKYGEEDVTANASIADAATGEALSGSEFATETAGSYEFVASYDGKESNKVKVDATTVSGLVLSVDKESIVNDGEDTATFTVTFDGNDVTAQATIVNQTSGQAWAEGVHTFVSSASGEYEFKASYNDMRSNTVKVTVTMEAVNPLVLTATRPRIAADGSDATSFKVMYEGEDVTDAAKIKNLATGEYLESNSFSYSGDLKVVEFEAEYEGATSEPINVGFGDFYKNVLFCRFTATWCGPCTSFSSVLSAALEQYPDRLVQVAIHQNDEYTSNNYYDFASYFKFSGIPAIFFDFDKEGPSAVSMSAADVVNTIKEYQATGAKVGIAMSSTVDAARNVKVTVRVTPSEAGSYLLGVALLEDGIEGPQNGTSGYIHDNTMRALATSLGGDSLGDVAENTEVVKEYTFSLKGYTDNCRVVAYVNTADGDVYATTNAASCPVNGRTDYRFETAAE, from the coding sequence ATGAAGAGTATGAAATATTTCAGTTATGCGCTTTGTGCGGCAGCCCTGGCGTTCGCTTCCTGTACGCAGCCCACCAACGGGAACGGGGGAGGTGATAAGGACCTTGTCCTTTCCGCTTCGAAGAGCGAGATTACCGCGGACGGCACGGACAAGGTGACGTTTACTGTGAAATACGGCGAAGAGGATGTGACGGCGAACGCTTCGATTGCCGATGCGGCGACCGGCGAGGCGCTCTCCGGAAGCGAGTTTGCGACGGAGACCGCCGGCAGCTACGAGTTCGTCGCCTCTTACGACGGCAAGGAGTCCAATAAGGTGAAGGTCGATGCGACTACCGTTTCGGGTCTCGTCCTCTCCGTGGATAAGGAATCCATTGTCAACGACGGTGAGGATACGGCCACTTTCACGGTGACTTTCGACGGGAACGACGTGACTGCTCAGGCCACCATCGTCAATCAGACGAGCGGCCAGGCATGGGCGGAGGGTGTCCATACGTTTGTCTCCTCTGCCTCGGGCGAGTATGAATTCAAAGCTTCCTACAATGACATGAGGTCGAATACGGTGAAGGTTACGGTAACCATGGAGGCTGTGAACCCGCTCGTGCTGACGGCGACCAGGCCGCGTATTGCAGCGGACGGTTCTGATGCGACCTCTTTCAAGGTGATGTATGAAGGCGAAGACGTTACCGATGCGGCGAAGATAAAGAATCTCGCGACCGGCGAGTATCTCGAATCGAACAGTTTCTCCTACAGCGGCGACCTGAAGGTCGTGGAGTTCGAGGCGGAATACGAGGGAGCTACTTCGGAACCCATCAACGTAGGTTTTGGGGATTTCTACAAAAATGTTCTGTTCTGCCGTTTCACTGCTACGTGGTGTGGCCCCTGTACCTCTTTCTCGTCGGTCCTGAGTGCAGCACTGGAGCAGTATCCCGACCGTTTGGTACAGGTTGCGATTCATCAGAACGACGAGTACACCTCCAATAATTATTACGACTTCGCTTCGTACTTCAAGTTCTCCGGTATTCCGGCCATCTTCTTCGATTTCGACAAGGAGGGTCCGTCGGCCGTATCGATGAGTGCTGCCGATGTCGTCAATACCATCAAGGAGTATCAGGCGACCGGGGCCAAGGTGGGCATCGCGATGAGTTCTACGGTCGATGCAGCCCGCAATGTCAAGGTTACGGTGAGGGTAACCCCCAGCGAGGCGGGTTCCTACCTCCTCGGCGTAGCATTGCTGGAGGATGGAATCGAAGGACCTCAGAACGGTACGAGCGGTTACATCCATGACAATACGATGCGTGCGTTGGCGACTTCGCTCGGCGGCGACAGCCTCGGGGATGTTGCGGAAAATACCGAGGTCGTGAAAGAGTACACCTTCAGTCTCAAGGGATATACGGACAATTGCCGTGTTGTGGCGTATGTGAATACGGCCGATGGCGACGTATATGCGACTACCAATGCGGCCTCCTGTCCCGTGAACGGCCGGACGGATTACCGTTTTGAAACGGCGGCCGAGTAG
- a CDS encoding Omp28-related outer membrane protein gives MRTFKSLSFVLMAAALSLTACNNPNGGNENPSSGEKKLMLSVDKTSIMSDGRDKATFTVKYGTEEKSVDVTSDAVIMNGTVAIEGFTFTSTTPETYTFTATYEDPESGETVTSNEVTVTASSLTLSVDAETIVSNGLGKATFTVTYEGEDVTATSTITNVTLGEEYAQGANEFVSPSYVGEFEFTAKYRNLTSNTVKVTVEAAPAAELRLVVDKPRLQSGESATFTVLDKGTDVTASAKIKNVTSGDYLDGATFTMGSDKTVQFVAEYNDKTSQTLSVGSGDFHKSVMVLKFTSVGCSYCPQMATALEKANESYDNGTRMVEVSVHHPNMGSDPMIPANIDDFNAYFSVPGLPMTYYDMDLSVYSYGAESTSAILGKVKPLARTVAGVGIAADAEADGSNLKVNVNVTASVANEYYLAVMLLENGIVHSQTGGGANYVHNHTLRETLSESIFGDSLGAMTVGQTVSKEYSITANAEYEIDNCSIVCYVCTKSGDVWSVSNVVSFPVGSWADVTFE, from the coding sequence GGACAAGACATCCATCATGTCCGACGGACGCGACAAGGCTACTTTTACCGTGAAATACGGAACGGAGGAGAAGAGTGTTGACGTTACTTCCGATGCCGTTATCATGAACGGTACCGTTGCTATCGAAGGCTTCACGTTCACGAGCACGACTCCCGAGACGTACACTTTCACCGCTACCTACGAAGACCCGGAGAGCGGTGAGACGGTAACATCCAACGAAGTAACCGTGACAGCATCGTCGCTGACGCTCTCGGTGGATGCGGAGACGATTGTCAGCAACGGCCTCGGTAAGGCGACCTTTACGGTGACCTATGAGGGGGAGGACGTGACGGCCACTTCGACTATCACGAACGTAACCCTTGGTGAGGAGTATGCACAGGGTGCCAATGAGTTCGTATCGCCGAGCTATGTGGGCGAGTTCGAGTTTACCGCCAAGTACAGGAACTTGACCTCCAATACGGTCAAGGTGACGGTGGAGGCCGCGCCTGCCGCAGAGTTGCGCCTGGTGGTAGATAAGCCGCGCCTGCAGTCGGGCGAGTCCGCTACCTTTACCGTACTGGACAAGGGCACCGATGTGACCGCTTCCGCCAAGATTAAGAACGTGACTTCGGGTGACTACCTCGACGGCGCAACCTTTACCATGGGGTCGGACAAGACCGTGCAGTTCGTTGCAGAATATAACGACAAGACCTCGCAGACGCTCAGCGTCGGTTCCGGTGACTTCCACAAGAGTGTAATGGTACTGAAATTTACGAGCGTAGGATGCTCCTATTGTCCGCAGATGGCTACCGCCCTTGAAAAGGCCAATGAGTCTTATGATAACGGGACCCGAATGGTTGAAGTTTCCGTTCATCACCCCAATATGGGCAGCGACCCGATGATTCCCGCAAACATCGACGACTTCAATGCCTATTTTAGTGTACCCGGATTGCCCATGACCTATTATGATATGGATTTGTCCGTCTATTCGTATGGAGCCGAATCGACTTCGGCCATTCTCGGCAAGGTGAAACCTTTGGCTCGGACGGTTGCTGGCGTGGGTATCGCAGCCGATGCGGAGGCCGACGGTTCCAACCTCAAGGTCAACGTGAATGTGACCGCCTCCGTGGCTAACGAATATTATCTTGCAGTCATGCTCCTCGAGAATGGTATCGTACATTCTCAGACAGGTGGCGGTGCCAATTATGTACATAATCATACGTTGCGCGAAACGCTCAGCGAGAGTATTTTCGGTGATTCGCTCGGTGCCATGACCGTGGGACAGACCGTTTCCAAGGAGTACTCGATTACCGCCAATGCCGAATACGAAATCGACAACTGCTCCATCGTATGTTATGTATGCACTAAATCGGGGGATGTTTGGAGCGTTTCCAACGTCGTATCGTTCCCGGTCGGCAGTTGGGCAGACGTAACATTTGAGTAG